Proteins co-encoded in one Nonomuraea helvata genomic window:
- a CDS encoding HD domain-containing protein, giving the protein MTDAHATPAPATKQLKPRVDHACRVAARAVSLAPILGDEADTLTAAAYLHDIGYAPDLVSTGFHPLDGARYLRDVHQADDTLCRLVAHHSCAVNEALERSLFTELTQEFDEEGPELVQALTYCDMTTGPDGQHLDVTERLAEIHPRYGPDQLVSRSITASTPCILSAVRAVEAALSGTPRTSPEARRTE; this is encoded by the coding sequence GTGACCGACGCGCACGCCACCCCTGCGCCCGCCACCAAACAGCTCAAACCGCGGGTGGATCACGCGTGCCGCGTAGCAGCTCGCGCCGTGTCGCTGGCGCCCATCCTTGGCGACGAGGCCGACACCCTGACCGCCGCCGCCTACCTGCACGACATCGGATACGCCCCCGATCTCGTCTCGACCGGATTCCATCCCCTCGACGGCGCGCGCTACCTCCGCGATGTCCACCAGGCCGACGACACGCTGTGTCGGCTGGTCGCTCACCACTCCTGCGCGGTGAACGAGGCCCTTGAGCGGTCCCTGTTCACGGAACTGACGCAAGAGTTCGACGAGGAAGGGCCGGAACTGGTCCAGGCGCTCACCTATTGCGACATGACAACCGGCCCGGACGGACAACATCTCGACGTCACGGAACGCCTGGCCGAGATCCATCCCCGCTACGGGCCTGATCAGCTGGTAAGCCGGTCGATCACCGCTTCGACGCCGTGCATCCTGTCCGCCGTCCGGGCGGTGGAGGCAGCGCTTAGCGGTACGCCGCGTACATCACCTGAGGCGCGTCGAACCGAATGA
- a CDS encoding GNAT family N-acetyltransferase: MEEWLDPAGISTKRLWVRATTRDDLPALERTWLDPEIRRYLGGPVSAETLERRRQMQPGRGTFTVTLNEDAIVGFCFYWRTEQDDLELSYSFMPEHWGHGYAREACAAVLEWGFANIPGTERIVAITQAANLRSVRLLESLDMVKVDEFIRFDAPQVMYAAYR, encoded by the coding sequence GTGGAAGAGTGGTTGGATCCGGCTGGGATCTCTACGAAGCGATTGTGGGTTCGGGCGACTACGCGCGATGATCTGCCCGCGCTGGAACGAACCTGGCTGGACCCCGAGATCCGCCGCTATCTGGGCGGTCCCGTCTCTGCTGAGACGCTGGAGCGTCGGCGGCAGATGCAGCCGGGCCGTGGCACGTTCACCGTCACCCTGAACGAGGACGCGATCGTTGGCTTCTGCTTCTACTGGCGTACGGAGCAAGATGACCTCGAACTGTCCTATAGCTTCATGCCCGAGCATTGGGGACACGGCTACGCACGCGAGGCTTGCGCCGCTGTCCTGGAATGGGGTTTCGCCAATATCCCCGGTACCGAGCGAATCGTCGCCATCACCCAGGCAGCCAACCTCCGCTCCGTCCGCCTGCTGGAGTCTCTCGACATGGTGAAGGTCGACGAGTTCATTCGGTTCGACGCGCCTCAGGTGATGTACGCGGCGTACCGCTAA
- a CDS encoding DUF2975 domain-containing protein, translated as MGKLTVRALRAVLGVVFVGTVCIQASMVWVLVSGSDPEDGSLPLTALRVITILGMVSVQVALVSVWRLVTMVRRGTVFSHAAFRYVDAVIGAIVAAALLWFAVTALNAPGQRDDPGVTVIMGGIGLAILGVALIVLVLRMLLAQAVARDVEATQMQAELDEMI; from the coding sequence ATGGGAAAGCTGACAGTGCGTGCGCTGCGCGCGGTGCTCGGGGTGGTGTTCGTCGGCACCGTGTGCATACAGGCATCGATGGTGTGGGTGTTGGTCAGCGGGAGCGACCCGGAGGACGGGTCGCTCCCGCTGACCGCGCTGCGCGTGATCACGATCCTGGGCATGGTGTCGGTCCAGGTCGCCCTGGTCAGCGTATGGCGGCTGGTGACGATGGTGCGACGCGGAACCGTGTTCTCTCACGCCGCCTTCCGGTACGTGGACGCCGTGATCGGCGCGATCGTGGCGGCTGCTCTCCTGTGGTTCGCGGTCACGGCCCTCAACGCGCCGGGCCAGCGGGACGACCCGGGCGTCACGGTCATCATGGGCGGGATCGGCCTGGCCATCCTGGGGGTCGCGCTCATCGTGCTCGTGCTGCGGATGCTGCTCGCCCAGGCCGTCGCGCGCGACGTCGAAGCGACGCAGATGCAGGCCGAGCTGGACGAGATGATCTGA